The Bacteroidota bacterium genome includes the window TACATTAGCTGCGGGAGTTTACACAGTAGAGGCTCAAATTAATGGCACTGTTAGCCGTGTGAAATTTGTTGTGAAGTAATAAATAAAAAATTAATAAAAAACACCCCAATAGGCAACGATTGGGGTGTTTTTTTTATCTTTATAAACAATAAGTAGAGCAAAAAAATCGTTTCGCATTTAAACTTCACCTAATTTTACTTCATGTTAAACAGTAAGGTTAAAAAAATACACTTCCTTTTTTTAGTAATTGGCTTTATGGCCTTTCTATCGTGCAAAAAAACTGAAGAGGTTATAATTCCAAATAATACTTCACCCGAAGACCAAACAATATCTGAACTCACAAAAAAAAATTACATCAACAAAGTATATATCTCTGTTTTGGGAAGAGAGCCGTCTACTTCTGAATTAAATACAGATTTAGCTGTGTTGAATAACGGAAATTTTTCATCTAGCAGTAGGACAGTTTTCCTTGATGCGGTTTTAAATAAACAAGGTTATTCGTTTAGAAATTGGATAATTGCCAGTAATGAGTTGCTAAATGCAACCGACACTTCTGAAATAAGAATGTTTATAGTGATTTACACATCTTTGTTGAGCAATACTTCTTTTCAAAATTTATGGCCGGTAATTGAAGTTGAAATACATAAACTGCAATTGATGTACAATGTGCCGGGTGCATTGCAGGCAGATTCATTAGATATAATAGGAATGCACAAACGCTGTGTTTTCAATTATTTTTATGATCAGATTAATATGGGAACATCCAATTTTGTGACAGCTACATTTCAAAATTTTTTAAACCGTTATCCAACAGATGCAGAACTTGAAAATGCAATCAACATGGTAGACGGTTTCAATGCTTCTTTGTTTTTGGAAACCGGTAACTCAAAATCAGACTTTATTACTATTTTTTTTAATTCAGATAATTACTTTGAAGGGCAAGTAAGGGCACTTTTTATTCGCTATTTATTTCGTGCTCCTAACTCTGCAGAAATGACCGATCTGAGCCTAAAATATAAAGCTGATAAAAACTATAAATTATTACAAAAACGAATTCTTTCGCTCGATGAATATGTTGGAATATAATATACCTAAATCACTAATTCTGCCATCAACAGTCTTAAAAGGCATTTTCGTTTGCTTTCTACTGTTCGCCGGTGTAGCATGCAAAAAGGAAAAAACCTATGTGTATGGCGTCAACGATGTAACTGTAAAGCAAGATGGAGCTAACAAGCCTTCCGTTAAAACAACTACTGAGTTTATTTCTATTGCCTACGCCGATATTTTTGGAACAACTATTACTGCCAATGATTTAACCCAACTTTCATTGTTGTATTCAGCTTTTGGCGATAAAAAACTAATGGAAAATTTAATCATCAAAAACTTTCTAAATGCTCCGGGTACGCAAATTCCAAGCAAGGCCCAAATGCAACAAAACACTGAGCAATTTTTGAAAGAAACCTATACCAAATTTTTAAATAGAACACCCAATGAGTTTGAGTTGTACGGTACAAAAAATATTATTCAGGCAGATTCAACTATAAGTCCTGAATTAATTTATTACGGAATGCTAACTTCAAATGAATATCGTCATTATTAATTTAGGATATGAATACAACACGCAGAGGTTTTATTAAGCGAGCAGGATTAGCTACAGCCGGAGCTATTACATTTCCTTATATTTTGCCATCAGGCAGATTATTTGCCTCAACCGGCATACGCAAAGCCGATCACGTTGTATTTTGCCTTTTTGCAGGAGGAGTGCGCAATTTGGAAACGCTGCAAAAAGCAGAAGGAAATTTAATGACCTATACATTGCCGGGTACCGAAGCAATATCTTCAGACATACTTGCTGGTATGGATCCATTGCCGGCATCAACAGGTATTCCTCTGCAATTGCAGGGTTCATTGTTTAAAGATTTCAGATATAAATCAGGTCCAACGGGACATTTTAATGGACACACTACTGCCATAACCGGAGTATATACAGATACCGATTTAGATATTAAAACGAATCCTGAGCACCCAACAATTTTTGAATATTATCGCAAGCACAATTCACCTTCCCAAACAGCATTAAATACTTGGTGGGTGAGTAATTCACTTGGACCATATCCTGCATTAAACTTTAGTAAGGATGCTAATTATGGAGCCATTTATGGAGGGAATCACATTCAACCTGCCTCTATTATAAGCCTCGGTGGCTATAATGCATTGGGTAACCCCAAAGTGTTTACGAATGCACAAGCTACTGCTGCTAAATCAATGCGTACCTTTTTGGATAATAATTTTGCAAATCAAACTAAAGCAGCTGATGCAGGAGTTACCAATGCCGAAAGCGAAGCATCACAAATAGAAGGTTTTATTCAACAGTCGTTTAATGAAGCTGTAGCTGGATTGTACAACGATCCATGGAGTTTAGGAGCCAGCATGAACAACGATATGTACAATATCTTTTTTGCTGAAAAAATTATTCAACGATTTAAGCCCGAGTTAATGGTGGTGAATATGCAGGATGTTGATATTGCACATTCTAACTTTACCCAATATTGCAATAATATGCGGAAGGCTGATTATGCGTTGAGTCATCTCTGGAACACAATTCAATCAACCCCGGGAATGGCAAATAATACTGTGCTAATTGTTGCGCCTGAACATGGTCGAAACTTAACTCATAATTCACTTGTTGATTCTTATGGACGTTATGCTCTTGATCATACCAACGATCCAACATCCCGTGAAATTTTTTGTTTGATTTTAGGACCGGCAGGTAAAGTAAAGCAAAATACCGTTTTTACAAATCCTCAAGGACTTGGTGAAAGTATCGACATTGTTCCCACTATTGCGGATGTGCTTGGATTTTATTCAGACATACCTTTGAGTTACCGAAATAAAATGGGAAATCCTTTAACACAGGCATTTATTTAAACGTAGGATGATGAAAAAATATTTTTTGTGGTTTCTTGTTATATCTGTGCTAACTGCGCTGGTTAATTCTTGCAAAGACAAAGATGAGACTGCTCCTGAAAATCCATTTGAGAGTTTAAATTCAGGACCTCAAATTCCTGACGACAGTATTAGTGCGACTTCCTTTTTAGGGATTCATAAAAATATATTTGCAGTAAAATGCGCTAATCCAAGTTGCCATGATGGAAGTTTTGAACCCGATTTCAGAACTGTACAATCTGCTTACGCAACTTTGGTGTATCACCCTGTCATAAAGCAGTTGGATCCATGGCAGGTAAGAGTATTGCCTTTTGACACAGCTAAAAGCTGGTTGTGGCAACGCGTTATTCATGAACGTATTGTTAGTAATGGCGATACTTCCGGTGGACGAATGCCCTTGTATAGAGAATCACTATCATCGACAGAACTTACTAGTATTAGTAAATGGATTTTAGCCGGTGCACGCGATATTCATGGGAATGTGCCAAGCTATCCAAATCAGGAACCTAAAATTATTGCCTATGGAGCATTCGATCCAACGTTTGCCATTGAGTATTCGAAGGACAATAATCGAGTTGATAGTTTGTCATATAACCCCTTTATCGTTTCGCATAATGATGTAGTGCAAATATTGTCTGTAGCAAGCGATGACAGCACTAAAATATCTTCTTTGCAAAATTGCAGATTAAAACTATCCTTACTGAAAGACGATTTCAGTGCCGCTTCATCCTACCCATGTAATTATTTTGAAGTACCAACTGCAACCGATACATTTAGAACTTGGCGTACTACCATTAATGTGTCAAATTTTCCAACTGATACGGTAGTGTATATGCGCTTTTACGCTAACGATGGTGATCATACCAACGATACTGAATTTCCTTTGAACGAATCTGTATTTTATTACAAAACGTATTGGGCATTTTACATTAAACCCTAAGCATGAAACAACGCATAGCACTGTATAAATTTATTTGTTTTACCTTTTTCACTGTAAGCATTATTGCTTGTAAGAAAGATAAGGAAGAGCGTAGTATAATACCGGTAATCAGACTAGTTGATGTTAGTCCTTTACAAATTAAGGAATACAAGGATAAAATTGTGTTTAATTTGTTTTACCAAGATGCCGATGGTGATATTGGTGAAAACAACGATGCGGTAAAAAATTTATTTATTACCGATGCTCGTAACGGAATTACCTATCAGTATCGAATTAAGCAACTTTCACCCGACGGAGCAGAAGTAAGTATTGAGGGAAATTTAATGGTTGAATTAAATAGTACCGGAATATTAAATGGTGCTAGCAGCGAGGCTGTAAGTTATTCTATTTATTTAACCGATAGGGCCGGAAATGCAAGTAATACTGTTGTTGCTGATGGCCTAATGATTATTAAATAAGCGAATGCTAAAATTTTCCAATTTCTTCAAGCTTTTTTTAAGCTTAGTAATTTTAGTTTTCCTAAGCTCCTGCAATTTGTTTAAACCGGTTCAAGTAAAAAAAATTGAATCAGTAAGAGTAATCAAGAATTCAGGAAGGGGGATGGAGTTAGAAGTTTCGCTGGTTTTGCAAAATCCAAACTTTATGAAAATTTCAATTAATCAAGGCGAATTAGCACTTTGGTTGAATAAAGTTGCTATGGGAGCCATTCACTTAAATGATAAAGTAAACCTCCCTGCAAATTCTGAAATACTTCAAAAATTTACGGTTCAATTGGATCTATCGAATGCATTATTGGGCGGTTTATCTACGCTAATGTCGGTGCTTCAAAAGAATTCGGCAACCTTGCATATTAAAGGTCATGTTCGGGCCAAGGCGCTATTTATGAGCCGTGAATTCCCGGTTGATGAAAGTGCCCAAATACCCCTTTCTTTTTAAGTTACCTAAGCTTCTTTCTAATTGCATTCTTCGTGAATTGTTGCATTAATTAATTAAATTCGTCCTCCTAAAAAAATACGAATGAAATTTGCAACAAAAGCCATACATGCCGGCCAAGAACCGGATGCTTCCAACGGAGCTATCATGACTCCTATTTATCAAACTTCTACCTATGTGCAAGCTTCGCCGGGCAACCACAAAGGTTATGCCTATGCACGGGGTAAAAATCCTACTCGAACAGCACTCGAAAAAAATATTGCTGCATTGGAAAATGCAAAGCACACACTTTGTTTTTCAAGCGGAATGGGAGCAGTGGATGCAGTTATAAAAATGTTAAAGCCAGGTGATGAAGTAATTACCGGCGATGACATTTATGGTGGCTCATATCGTATGTTTACCAAGGTTTTCGCCAATTTTGGAATTAAGTTTCACTTTGTTTCCATGGCCAATGCTGCCGATATTGTAAACTATATCAATTCAAATACAAAAATGTTATGGGTTGAAACTCCCACCAATCCAACTATGAAAATAATTGATATTGAAGCTTGTGCTAAAATTGCACACGACCATTCAATTATACTTGCTGTTGATAATACATTCGCATCTCCATATTTACAAAACCCACTTGATTTAGGAGCCCATATTGTTATGCACAGTGTGACTAAATATTTAGGAGGACATTCAGATGTAATAATGGGTTGTTTGTGTTGCAATGACGACGCCATTTATGAAAAGTTAGCATTTATACACAATTCATGTGGCGCTGTTCCAGGACCGATGGATAGCTTTTTGGTAATGCGTGGATTAAAGACATTGCATTTGCGCATGCAACGACATTGTGAAAACGGTAAAGCGATAGCTCATTTTTTAAAGGCGCATCCAAAGGTTGACAAAGTATACTGGCCTGGGTTTAGCGATCATGCAAATCATGAAATTGCCAAAAAACAAATGCGCGATTTTGGAGGAATGATTTCTTTCAGCTTGAAGGATGGAAGTATTGAAAATACATTTAAAGTTG containing:
- a CDS encoding twin-arginine translocation signal domain-containing protein; its protein translation is MNTTRRGFIKRAGLATAGAITFPYILPSGRLFASTGIRKADHVVFCLFAGGVRNLETLQKAEGNLMTYTLPGTEAISSDILAGMDPLPASTGIPLQLQGSLFKDFRYKSGPTGHFNGHTTAITGVYTDTDLDIKTNPEHPTIFEYYRKHNSPSQTALNTWWVSNSLGPYPALNFSKDANYGAIYGGNHIQPASIISLGGYNALGNPKVFTNAQATAAKSMRTFLDNNFANQTKAADAGVTNAESEASQIEGFIQQSFNEAVAGLYNDPWSLGASMNNDMYNIFFAEKIIQRFKPELMVVNMQDVDIAHSNFTQYCNNMRKADYALSHLWNTIQSTPGMANNTVLIVAPEHGRNLTHNSLVDSYGRYALDHTNDPTSREIFCLILGPAGKVKQNTVFTNPQGLGESIDIVPTIADVLGFYSDIPLSYRNKMGNPLTQAFI
- a CDS encoding cystathionine gamma-synthase produces the protein MKFATKAIHAGQEPDASNGAIMTPIYQTSTYVQASPGNHKGYAYARGKNPTRTALEKNIAALENAKHTLCFSSGMGAVDAVIKMLKPGDEVITGDDIYGGSYRMFTKVFANFGIKFHFVSMANAADIVNYINSNTKMLWVETPTNPTMKIIDIEACAKIAHDHSIILAVDNTFASPYLQNPLDLGAHIVMHSVTKYLGGHSDVIMGCLCCNDDAIYEKLAFIHNSCGAVPGPMDSFLVMRGLKTLHLRMQRHCENGKAIAHFLKAHPKVDKVYWPGFSDHANHEIAKKQMRDFGGMISFSLKDGSIENTFKVASSLHVFSLAESLGGVESLINHPASMTHASIPKAEREKAGVTDSLLRLSVGVEDIDDLINDLNSALA